A DNA window from Naumovozyma dairenensis CBS 421 chromosome 7, complete genome contains the following coding sequences:
- the NDAI0G00450 gene encoding uncharacterized protein (similar to Saccharomyces cerevisiae YEL023C; ancestral locus Anc_1.460) — MPLSTGTTASETQIFTTSKEETNSATLKTSKNIILCFDGTRENFGPQPFTNILKIFGLLENDKDQICYYQPGVGINGDLDRIDENLNLRRFTWSKFYNILDSMFAFSLDSHIVSAYIFLMQNYEIGDKIYMFGFSRGAFIARVLAGMIGKVGLLHPGLEELVTLAWKIYQSWEYSEQPNQSTYTTTLASEFKNIFCRDYEVRICFQGLFDSVNSVGILRDRLFPFTQRSNIVDHVRHCVSIDERRGKFKQQGFSSNSYSTRLFSLQFRTYILEEFSNNLTPVESNASENISTKEIRNPLIDFTIGKTKSTDTDCENPCQRFINRKCLPIETSRKSVEGIFQICEKLDNDRCCFNSDGRDIQGDKNILTPDLIEKWFIGDHSDIGGGWEMDRNTENFVSLIPLRWIIMESMKFGVRFKNEPLKNFLKENLTVGSILSLTHDFLDLCQLKENNHKKTFQLEKESNIPLIRSYLDQQAQKPEFQQDTDEFRERMNRKIKYTRGGYFTTRMSLGWWILEFLPIGLKLQNRRGKWRKVYIPNLGQTRSIPENADLHWSVYWKIKFDPNYRPTNLPKYARDIIEEFLQIKLDNGRERKTKTIMSHMKSYPNRIENEGEWVLEGSSTVTTTTATLSFSSLSDQLDNTNKGINATRYYELRSNFLKWQETDWKKIPDDMVLESFLDSSCI, encoded by the coding sequence ATGCCGTTAAGTACAGGTACCACTGCTTCAGAAACACAAATATTCACAACTTCGAAAGAGGAAACGAACAGTGCAACTTTGAAAACCagtaaaaatattatactaTGTTTTGATGGAACGAGAGAAAATTTTGGACCACAACCATTCAccaatattttaaaaatattcgGTCTTTTAGAGAATGATAAAGATCAAATATGTTATTATCAACCAGGAGTTGGAATCAATGGGGATTTAGATagaattgatgaaaatttgaacTTACGAAGGTTTACATGGTCaaaattttataatattttggatTCCATGTTTGCATTCAGTCTCGATTCTCATATTGTGTCAGCTTATATTTTCCTTATGCAAAATTATGAAATTGGTGATAAGATTTATATGTTTGGTTTTTCAAGAGGTGCTTTCATTGCTAGAGTACTTGCTGGAATGATTGGTAAAGTTGGGTTGTTGCATCCTGGGTTAGAGGAATTAGTTACTTTGGCTTggaaaatttatcaaagtTGGGAATATTCAGAACAACCAAATCAATCTACTTATACAACTACTTTGGCTAGtgaattcaaaaatatcttttgtAGAGATTATGAAGTTAGAATTTGTTTCCAAGGTTTATTTGACTCTGTTAATTCAGTGGGAATTTTGAGAGATAGATTGTTTCCCTTTACCCAGAGGAGTAATATTGTTGATCATGTGAGGCATTGTGTGTCCATTGATGAGAGAAGAGGTAAATTCAAACAACAAGGgttttcatcaaattcttATTCTACGAGGTTGTTTTCTTTACAATTTCGAACTTATATTTTGGAGGAATTTTCCAACAATTTAACTCCAGTTGAATCTAATGCAAgtgaaaatatatcaacTAAAGAAATTCGGAATCCTCTAATTGATTTTACTATTGGTAAAACCAAAAGCACAGACACTGACTGTGAAAACCCTTGCCAAAGGTTTATTAATCGGAAATGTTTACCTATAGAGACAAGTCGTAAAAGTGTTGAAggtattttccaaatttgtgaaaaattagataatgACAGATGTTGCTTTAATTCAGATGGGAGAGATATTCAAGgtgataaaaatatattgacaCCAGATTTAATTGAGAAATGGTTTATTGGTGATCATTCTGATATTGGTGGAGGATGGGAAATGGATCGCAATACAGAgaattttgtttcattaattcCACTAAGATGGATAATAATGgaatcaatgaaatttgGAGTTagatttaaaaatgaacctttgaaaaatttcttaaaggAAAACTTGACAGTTGGATCAATACTATCTTTAACTCATGATTTTTTGGACCTATGCCAATTGAAGGAAAATAATCACAAGAAAACATTCCAACTTGAGAAGGAATCCAATATTCCTTTGATACGTAGTTACCTTGATCAGCAAGCGCAAAAGCCAGAGTTCCAACAGGACACTGATGAATTTCGAGAAAGGATGAAtagaaaaatcaaatatacTAGAGGTGGATATTTTACGACAAGAATGTCATTAGGTTGGTGGATTTTAGAGTTTTTACCGATTGGGCTGAAATTACAGAACAGACGTGGTAAATGGAGAAAAGTCTATATTCCCAATTTAGGACAAACCAGAAGTATACCTGAAAATGCTGACTTACATTGGTCGGtatattggaaaataaaatttgatCCAAATTATAGGCCTACTAACCTGCCCAAATATGCCAgagatattattgaagaatttttaCAAATCAAATTGGATAACGGGAGGGAAAGAAAAACCAAGACAATAATGTCACATATGAAATCGTACCCTAATAggattgaaaatgaaggaGAATGGGTCTTAGAGGGGAGTTCCACAGTCACTACAACGACAGCGactctttctttttccagTCTTTCTGATCAATTAGATAATACTAACAAGGGAATAAATGCTACAAGGTATTACGAACTACGatcaaatttcttgaaatgGCAAGAAACTGATTGGAAAAAAATCCCAGATGATATGGTATTAGAAAGTTTCTTAGATTCAAGTTGCATATAA
- the NUP85 gene encoding Nup85p (similar to Saccharomyces cerevisiae NUP85 (YJR042W); ancestral locus Anc_1.468), whose amino-acid sequence MTKSTNDLLMDTNNFDFIDDNESINDDDNMGLDQESKHSDAVDSDKEEEEQNDEDEDIDDTSFEIDPVSNVPIIRLTKKKSDLPLKNTSTLSSSSHLKFKLGPLNSQNLAFITENSTKSHAYNSILYPIQLPNVDNSKEFPVYVSKLFEIYNDLGDDRVFTIPTFGLIKSSSLKNHNVVVNMAMETMINELEIFINTLQKNYESEKEHQQEEQEQERQQYVEIGSKFFMLEDSLTILNCLKTFHFICDNNNIETNDDEQDFISNDEFDTDSIRNKFITSLLCWINRSDGQPDEAYIEQVFNNNTTGVNEHESKGVFGTIFFWKLLNQLLLRGLFQQAILCIERSNILEYLETQCSSSFQIMKDLISLLENYPTDSYTKFREWKAYTLQLLSNFNDSENKISGELRDSIEDTLLIISGNENKILYYSKTWYESLSGFLLYYIPSLKLIQQYLQLSLERHSLDLTNNWENSCVKIIQNNIHSILPQLESLDSCTAAFTAAICEAKGLLEPFEYTTNDLTDENANEIEDLFSRKNGMASYLINNFALELCSSNDKQLWPIAIGLISLCPQQNGLNNYSIKKLTISELLLHYPFETNDDIEWMLSICAQWKLPRVAKSLYTILGNQMLYQGSTIEAITNFSKAGKFELVKQYSWTLFEASILNNAPLDDQILNAIATYNTTNSNSANKIVSIPNYIIYNLLTSAMRQTLAPYAVLYQFYQARDNQEWAKALRLLISLIEFPYLPKCYLILLVMKFLYPIYLCDDDDSKVKGDDVVFDEFLILNIIESLEDKWDNDDIKSKEFYEKEKTIASTNCPSFPKELHEFNKIVKKRLNFKIYEEFM is encoded by the coding sequence ATGACTAAAAGCACAAATGATTTGCTAATGGATACCAATAATTTCGATTTTAtcgatgataatgaaagtATAAATGATGACGATAATATGGGTTTGGATCAAGAATCGAAACATAGTGATGCTGTGGATAGcgataaagaagaagaagaacaaaatgaCGAGGATGAGGACATTGATGACACTTCGTTCGAGATAGATCCCGTCAGTAATGTTCCAATTATTAGATTAACCAAAAAGAAATCAGATTTACCTTTAAAAAATACCTCTACCCtctcatcttcttctcatttgaaatttaaacTAGGACCTTTAAATTCACAAAATTTAGCATTTATAACAGAGAATTCCACAAAATCGCATGCATacaattcaatattatatccAATTCAATTACCAAATGTAGATAACTCAAAGGAATTCCCCGTATACgtttctaaattatttgaaatttataatgatttagGTGATGATCGTGTATTCACTATCCCCACTTTCGGTTTAATTAAATCTTCATCGTTGAAAAATCATAATGTAGTGGTCAATATGGCAATGGAAACAATGataaatgaattagaaatctttatcaacactttacaaaaaaattatgagAGTGAAAAAGAACATCAgcaagaagaacaagaacaagaacgACAACAGTATGTGGAAATTGGTTCTAAATTCTTTATGTTAGAAGATTCATTAACCATattaaattgtttaaaaacttttcattttatttgtgataacaataatattgaaacaaatgaCGACGAACAAGATTTTATATCAAATGACGAATTTGACACTGATTCGAttagaaataaattcatcacTTCTTTATTATGCTGGATTAATCGTTCAGATGGTCAGCCTGATGAAGCATACATTGAACAAGTCTTTAATAACAACACTACTGGAGTAAACGAACACGAGAGTAAAGGTGTATTTGGTACgattttcttttggaaattgttaaatcaattattattaagagGTTTATTCCAACAAGCAATCTTATGTATAGAGAGATCAAATATTCTAGAGTATTTAGAAACGCAATGTTCGAGTTCATTccaaataatgaaagattTAATATCACTCTTAGAGAATTACCCAACAGATTCGTATACTAAATTTAGAGAATGGAAAGCATACACACTACAATTACTTTctaattttaatgattcaGAGAATAAAATTTCTGGTGAGTTAAGAGATTCCATTGAAGATacattattgataataagtggtaatgaaaataaaatattatattattcgAAAACTTGGTATGAATCTCTATCCggatttttattatattatattccatcattaaaattaattcaacaatatttacaattatCATTGGAAAGACATTCTTTAGATTTAACAAATAACTGGGAGAATTCATGTGTTAAGatcattcaaaataatattcattctATTTTACCTCAATTAGAATCCTTAGATTCATGTACTGCTGCATTCACAGCTGCCATATGTGAAGCAAAGGGGTTACTAGAACCATTTGAATATACGACAAATGATCTTACAGATGAAAATGCAAATGAAATAGAAGATTTATTCTCTAGAAAGAATGGTATGGCAAGTTATctaattaataattttgcaTTAGAATTATGTTCATCCAATGATAAACAACTATGGCCGATTGCCATTGGGttaatatcattatgtCCCCAACAAAATGGCTTAAATAATTATAGtatcaagaaattaacTATATCggaattattattacattaCCCTTTTGAAactaatgatgatattgaatgGATGTTAAGTATATGTGCGCAATGGAAATTACCACGTGTAGCAAAAAGTCTCTATACCATATTGGGGAATCAAATGTTATATCAAGGTAGTACTATTGAAGCTATTACTAATTTCAGTAAAGCtggtaaatttgaattagtTAAACAATATTCATGGACATTATTTGAAGCTTCCATTTTAAATAATGCACCATTAGATGATCAAATTTTAAATGCAATTGCAACTTATAATACAACGAATTCAAACAGTGCAAACAAAATTGTAAGTATACctaattatattatttataatttgtTGACAAGTGCAATGAGACAAACTTTAGCTCCATATGCTGTTTTAtatcaattttatcaagCTAGAGATAATCAAGAATGGGCTAAGGCATTACgattattaatatcattaattgaattcCCATATTTACCTAAATGTTATTTGATTCTTTTGgttatgaaatttttatatcCAATTTATCTTTGtgacgatgatgattctAAGGTTAAAGGTGATGATGTTGtttttgatgaatttttaattttgaatattattgaatcaTTAGAAGACAAATGGGATAATGACGATATTAAATCGAAAGAGTTTTATGAGAAGGAGAAAACCATTGCAAGTACGAATTGTCCTTCTTTTCCAAAGGAACTGcatgaatttaataaaattgttaAGAAAAGGTTGAATTTTAAGAtatatgaagaatttatGTAA
- the NDAI0G00440 gene encoding uncharacterized protein has translation MEFDFDLKCFPKQEPPSVEDFLNFQNTNDTDKELSLKRVYTRILELNQKKIEDMEEKLVNYEEDLKRYKDREHDLDSILRNKDEEIDDLRNKLKNIIRNKRRCIQRNVMETVNDAVNTDIVTNELANNEESTIASNALDLVNNGISSGRIGRDNNVVSNVRHGMGHATSGLGGRQQTLQQERQYETSKDSSIDIELRENERNEEGNEDELEGQDQDEDRDAVDGETTEARFELDDSHNLLFHEERVQTLKRMILQINCETLTARQSVLLCIKTMLGLTPHNLRMSGDYAKDKEETFIKYLLLKCGHHFEMTVDLLFAYSLCQDGICLSIRNSLRRNVVGYELECLFCGELQYKIIFDNSRVKFVFRNKHEHKDVEQGERKHVCTFGSVKRHQIHVKKGQLTPYMEQEYATDIEKLRPLLHNDGNLLIHLLLIIKERILVLTKPIKAVASVCRLIVDYSDGFVKPSYAGNNTMSNNLSMDISDSRENSIPISKSNNSNNNDNSTDSADDKVMKQRKKAVEKLVKNVLLETLHFEEKFDTLNQIKDEINKLGLGSALEDRETYSRRLHDRLRKSLAYAVDKAYSSEAFNIDNFFDTE, from the coding sequence ATggaatttgattttgatttgaaatgttTCCCTAAACAGGAACCACCTTCAGTAGAAGATTTTcttaatttccaaaataccAATGATACAGACAAGGAACTTTCTTTAAAAAGAGTGTATACTCGAATCTTAgaattgaatcaaaaaaaaattgaagatatggAAGAGAAATTGGTTAattatgaagaagatttgaaaCGTTATAAAGATCGTGAACATGATTTGGATAGTATATTACgtaataaagatgaagaaattgatgatttgagaaacaaattgaagaatatcaTTAGGAATAAGAGACGATGTATACAACGTAATGTTATGGAAACAGTCAATGATGCTGTTAATACTGATATAGTGACCAATGAATTGGCAAATAACGAAGAATCTACGATTGCTTCTAATGCTCTTGACCTTGTTAATAATGGAATTTCATCTGGTCGTATTGGTCGTGATAATAATGTGGTGAGTAATGTTCGACATGGTATGGGTCATGCCACCTCAGGACTTGGGGGTAGACAACAGACGCTTCAACAGGAACGACAATATGAAACATCTAAAGACTCAagtattgatattgaattaaGAGAGAATGAAAGGAACGAGGAGGGCAATGAAGATGAACTTGAAGGTCAAGATCAAGATGAAGATAGGGATGCAGTTGATGGCGAGACTACAGAAGCAAGATTCGAACTTGATGATAGCCATAATCTACTATTCCATGAAGAAAGAGTACAAACGTTGAAACGAATGATATTACAAATTAATTGTGAAACGTTAACTGCAAGACAAAGTGTTCTACTTTGTATTAAGACGATGTTAGGTTTAACACCTCATAATCTACGTATGTCAGGAGATTATGCGAAGGATAAAGAGGAAACGTTTATTAAATACTTGTTACTAAAATGTGGACATCATTTTGAAATGACGGTGGACTTATTATTTGCATATAGTCTTTGTCAAGATGGGATTTGTTTATCCATTAGGAACTCATTACGTCGAAATGTGGTTGGTTATGAATTAGAATGTTTATTTTGTGGAGAGTTACAATATAAGATAATCTTTGATAATAGTAGAGTTAAATTTGTGTTTAGGAATAAACATGAACATAAAGATGTTGAACAAGGCGAAAGGAAACATGTATGTACATTTGGGTCAGTGAAACGGCATCAAATACATGTTAAGAAGGGTCAATTGACGCCTTATATGGAACAAGAATATGCCAcagatattgaaaaattacgtCCCTTGTTACACAATGATggaaatttattaatacaTTTATTACTCATTATAAAGGAAAGGATCTTAGTGTTGACCAAGCCGATTAAAGCTGTTGCATCTGTTTGTCGATTAATAGTTGATTATAGTGATGGGTTTGTAAAACCTTCTTATGCTGGTAATAATACAATGAGTAATAATTTGAGCATGGATATTAGTGATAGTAGAGAAAATTCAATACCTATTTCaaaaagtaataatagtaataataatgataacagTACTGATAGTGCTGATGATAAGGtaatgaaacaaagaaaaaaagcaGTGGAAAAATTAGTGAAGAATGTCTTATTAGAGACTTTacattttgaagaaaagttTGACACTCTGaatcaaattaaagatGAGATAAACAAATTAGGTTTAGGATCTGCATTAGAAGATAGAGAGACATATTCTCGTCGACTCCATGACAGACTAAGAAAGTCGTTAGCATATGCAGTGGATAAGGCATATTCTTCAGAGGCATTTAATatagataattttttcgATACTGAATGA
- the RIP1 gene encoding ubiquinol--cytochrome-c reductase catalytic subunit RIP1 (similar to Saccharomyces cerevisiae RIP1 (YEL024W); ancestral locus Anc_1.461), producing the protein MLPILRSKVTTSLVKSPQQISLPLTRLISSTPNPINKSTYKTPNFDDVLKEDHTNNDKSRSYAYFMVGSLGLLSSAGAKSTVETFISSMSASADVLAMAKIEVNLATIPVGKNVVVKWQGKPVFIRHRTSHEIQEANEISMTDLKDPQTDSDRVQNPEWLIMLGICTHLGCVPIGESGDFGGWFCPCHGSHYDISGRIRKGPAPLNLEIPNYEFDGDKVIIG; encoded by the coding sequence ATGCTCCCTATATTAAGGTCCAAAGTTACTACTTCCCTAGTGAAATCACCACAGCAAATCTCTCTCCCATTAACACGTCTAATATCATCTACTCCAAATCCAATCAATAAATCCACCTACAAAACTCCAAATTTTGATGACGTCTTGAAGGAAGATCATACAAACAATGATAAATCAAGATCCTATGCATATTTCATGGTCGGATCCCTTGGTTTATTATCTTCCGCTGGTGCTAAATCAACCGTAGAGACATTCATCTCATCAATGTCTGCATCAGCTGATGTTCTAGCTATGGCCAAAATTGAAGTCAATTTAGCTACCATACCAGTAGGTAAGAATGTCGTAGTGAAATGGCAAGGGAAACCTGTTTTCATTAGACATAGAACATCTCATGAAATTCAAGAAGCTAATGAAATTAGCATGACCGATTTGAAAGATCCTCAAACAGATTCAGATAGAGTACAAAATCCAGAATGGTTAATCATGTTGGGTATTTGTACCCATTTAGGGTGTGTTCCTATTGGTGAATCAGGTGATTTTGGTGGTTGGTTTTGCCCTTGCCATGGGTCTCATTACGATATCTCGggaagaattagaaaggGTCCTGCTCCAttgaatttggaaattccaaattatgAATTCGATGGTGATAAAGTTATTATCGGTTAG